The DNA window ACGAAGACCCCGCGCAGGCCActgtactactactgctgctgctgctacacatacatacacgaCACGAATCTCAAGGAAGCGTCCCCTCATTAAGCGTCCACCACATCTGCGTTCCATAATCTCGTCTCTCTACGCAAGAATTAATAAACACATTTGTCGCCAGCAGTGGCACGCACGGTCAAGCCTGGCAATGTGCTCGATGCGTACACATTGCCTCATCTCTCACGTACGGACATGCACTCTACAAGGTCCAGCGGCCGTAAGGAAAACATCAAATCAAACTAGCTAAGAGACGACAAACGAGCCTAGACGACGATTTCGTGTGTCGAGACGACCAAAAAACCTGTCCCAGTCACACGGGGTTAAAATACAACAGTTGCTGTTCAGTCCccgcagccagccaaccaTCCATCTGCTCCCGTCTAGTTCAAATCCGCAGCCAGTGCTCCATCCAGTCTTGTGAAGGGGTATCCCATCGGCATGCCGGGCGAAAAAGACATCGAAGCGCAGGCGTCTGTCTGACAACCCTGGCGGGCGTAGATTAAAAGAGGAATCCGTAAGAGTGTGCAAGGTGCCACTCGGGACACGGGGCGTCGCATAGAAAATGGCCCATCGAAAGTCGATGGCAGCCGTCCCGACAACGTTGCAGCCGCGCTTTTCGCACGGATGGAATATGAGGTGGTGCCTCACATGATTCCGTGAGGAGTGACAGCTGGATCTCCCGGCCCAATGCTCCATGCTCCCATGCCCACTTCATGCTTGATCTGCCACTTCCTCGCGTTGCATGACCGTGTTCTCATGACGTTTTGCGGGATCGTCTGTGCTGGGACAAGGCCTTGGCTACCGGGCAATTACGTGGGAGATGTATGGATTAAAAAAAGGTGAAAAGGTGTGACAAGAAGGCGAGAAAAAGCGAGAACCGAAGGAAAGTGgaaggcgtcgagctgctggtGTATGGGGCGTCACAGATACGCAGACGTTATCGTAGAGAAGTGTCGAGCAGGGTGTCGAAGGGCTAGCATGTCGCAGCTGGCCTTTTATCGCAACGAGAAGCCCTTGCGCTTGCCTTCCTTCTCTAgcggccgcccgctctcgatgcgctgcttcttgtcctcgagctccatGCGCTGGCGATCGAGCTGCTCCTTCATTTCCCGGTGTCGGGCGTAAAGCTCCTCTTCGGATTGCTTGAGCTTGCTCTCCTTCTCGGCAACCTTCTGCTGAAAGACCATTTTCATCTCCGCCTCCATCTTGGCGAGCTTCTGCTCGTGGAGagcgcgctcctcctcctgcttgaCCGCGGGATTGACCTCCTTGAAGACGCTGGGGTCTTGCGAGACACCCATGGCGATCAGCTTGTCGGTACGGTAGTTCTCGTAGAGCAGATTGTTGGTATGCTCCTTGAGTTCTTCCATGTGAGTGCGGATGAGCATCTGGCGCAGCTTGACAAAGTCGCAGTGCTCCTCGTTGTCGACCTCGATGATGCCCCATGGATACTCACGCCCACGAACTTGGCGtccgtcggccgtcttgaTCTCATTGGTGgcgccgacaacggcgaAGGGGACCTTGGACATGATCTCATTGTTCTCCGCAATagtctcctcgtcgtcaagctcATATCGAGGACCTTCGAAGATCTGAATGCCGTGATACTTAATGTCGGACAGGATCTGGAGCCCGTCAGTAAAAACAGAGAAACGAGATATCTCAATTGGTATCGTTCACTCACTCTGGCCTTGAAGTTCGCAATTTCCTCGTCCGTAAGAGTATCAGACTTAGCAATGACAGGAATAAGGTTGACCTTGGTGTGCAGTCGTCGCATGACCTCGATGTCAAGTGGCTTGAGAGAATGGCCCGTGGGCTGGATGAAGAAGACACAGGCGTGAATCCTGTTGTCAACAATGTTCATCCGGTTGACCTTGTTCTCGGCATCGAGGTAGGCATCGAAGCGCTGCTCAATGTTGTCGACAATGGGACGCCAGGACTCGTCGTTGTTGACAAAATCGCCGAAGCCAGGGGTGTCGACAACGGTCAAACGAAGGCGCACGCCAGCCTCCTCGATGTCGGCGCTGATGGACTGAATGGTGACCGTCTTGGGAATGATGTCAAGGCTAGGGCCCTTGCGCTCCTTGGGCGGGTATAGAGAGGTGTTGAAGAGCGTGTTGACGAGCGTCGACTTTCCGAGACCAGATTCGCCTGGCCAGCCTTTTTAGCGATAGTCCTCAATGAAGCTGAAGCCTGACACTTACCGACGACCATGACATTAAAGTTGAAGCCTTTGCGGACGCTCTTGCGGTGCCACTGGTTGGGCAGGTTGGCAAAGCCGACGTAACCAGTTAGCTTTCGGCGGACGATGTTCCGGTTATCCGGGACGGGTGCGGCCTGAGAGGGGACTAAGGGAACATGGTTAGAAGGCGATGTTCCATCATCAATAGTCAGTCCATCAGGCTTGCCATTGACAGGCGAggcagatgccgccgcctgaGGAGCGTCAGATCCGTTCGAAGCTATACCAGCAAAAAGTTAGCTAGAGTTTGACGACAAACGTGAAGCTGTGCAGTATCTATATTCCCGGACGGACGCGAAGAGAGTGTGCTAACGAGGCATGTCCTTCATATGGCCTTGGTCGGCGCCTTTGGAGACGACATCGGTATGGTTCTTCGATTCGTCCGAGTCAGACTTGAGAACATCCGGTAGTGGTCCCGTGTAAAGCTCGTCAAACGACATTGGGTTCCAGGGTCCGACATTAGGGGGGTCATCGACATCAAGCATGCTGCGGTAGTGGTGTATGGTGCTCTGGGCAGAAGTGCCATTCGACGGCGCAAGAGACAGTTGGCTGGCATTTGTTGAGTGCCCTGCCGGCATGCTGCTAGCGGTTGCGGTCGGCCGCGGATTGGATGCCGCACGCTCTGACATGTTTATTGGCGGCAACAAAGGTTATATGAACCGTCAAATGGACAGTGTTTCCGAGCGTTCCACGGATGCCAGGTTGTAACACAGCTCCTACAGCTGATTGATGTGAAACAACGTGTAGGAGAGGACTTGGTTGAGCGAGATGGATGGTTTCGAGGGCCAACAGGGGCAATCCAAAAAGCTAAATGGCGGAGAACGAACGTCGTCTGGGTGTCGAACCGTAGCATGGTGGGAACGAAGCAAGGTCGTCCTTCTCGACGAAGATGATTGTCGATTCGGCCTCAAAGGCCACGGTTCCTGCCACCGCAACCACGGCCAAGGAGAGTGCTGCACGTCCCATACCTCCCAGCTTTGACCACGCGCTCTCTCGCTATCCGGGGAACTTGGGTATGTCGCACAAGAACGGAAAGAGTATCTTACCCATATCGATGTGTAAAGAGCGTTCGACTGGTCCTTGAAAGAATGGAGTTCGGGGACGGGCGGGATCTGGTCGAGCAGGGTCAGCAATGGTTTTGAGAGGAGGGTAGCTGCAATGATGTCGCGAAGATAGGTGGTGGGAGCGAAGCACGGCGCGCAACGACGCAAGAGAGATGGAGTAGCCGACAAGGGTATCTCGAGGAGGACTGGGCGGAACATCCGTCACCAATGCCAGCTACATTCTGATTTCGCTGCAgcgagtggtggtggtgatggccgcGGATGCGGGAGTAAGGGGGCAGGGCTAGTGCACGAACCTAAAGGGGGAAACTCCAGGAGAACCCGACAGCTAACGAAGGACGCGTGTCAGAGGATTCGAAGAAGGGCTCACGGGCGAAGCAGGTGGCCACGAATCGTCGACAAAGGatgcctcggcggcgtcgctggcgttGTCGACGAGAGGAAGTAGCAATGGTGATTGATTTGGGGGGGGACGAAGTGGAAGTGAAGTCAAGGTCAAGATCGAGACGAGGGACGAGGGACAGTGGGAAGGGGAAatttggggggaggggggcgtgcgCCGTGCGGGATCTGGGGCGAAaggggggcgcggcgagatggaggcTTCCAGTTTGGTGCGCTGGCCGTCCAGAGGCGAGTACCTACCTGCACCCACTCACTGTATGTAACACTTGAAGGTACTACAGGTGGGAGGGGCCTGGTCACCAGTCGACCCGAACCCCGTTtgctgggcagggcagcaccATTGCGGGTATTCGTACCTCCTTAGGCATGTAGTTTGACGCCTTCAAACTCACACAAACGGTACACTCGGGTCCGGACATGAAGGCCGCAGTCTCCttcccagccagccattCCGATTCCTGGCTTGGTGCCGGCCAGCTCGTATGAGCATCGAGCAGGCAACATGGCCGTCGGGTGCCTTCAGTGGAAGCCTCAGTGGAGGCCAGCCaacctgggcggcgcccgcagccttgggcgcgcctcgtcgagtcCTCCAGGCCTGTCCCATCGGCAACACTGGCGCTCCATAATAAGGACAAGGCCAgtgtgcctggctggcccctgGCGGCCACCTCGACGGGATGCTCACCTCATCTGAGCAGGTTTCCtgacgggcagggcagcgccTTGCACACCTCACATCCCCCCCGAATATCGCTCCtgggccgcagcagcaggcgctggcCTGGCCGCACGGATTGGTCCTGCCATCTGGCCTCGCGGGCGCAACTTGTCCACCTCGCctgccaggccaggccaggctgGCCCCGGGCTCCTGCAGTCCCGCACTTTTgtaggtacagtataggtaggtaccttatcAGGTTGTCCATTGTGCGCAGGGTACCTACGTGCTACGGGAGAGCACACGGCAGGCCAGCGAGCGAGGTCTTTGGCGTAGGAGGAAAGGGGGTTCGTGGCCGCCCTAGCACCTTCGCGGACTAGTGGCGACAAGGGTAGTGGCTGCGCTGGAGAGTTGGAGGTTCAACCCAACGGCAGGGACACTGAGCGGAGCTTCGTGATTGGGCGCGGGCCCTGGGCTGCTCCAACCCGAGACCCTGGGGGGGTGGGAGGTTTCTCAGTGGCCTGCTCTGTGGGGAGAGGCCGTCTGGGAGATGAAGGGTTCAGGGGGGGTTGGGCAGGCAGTTAGTTCTGCTGCAGCCACCGAGCTCGCAGACTTGCCGGACTTTTGGTGTGCATCCACTGAGATCCCACTCGCATCAAGAACGTCACCAGACGCGTTTCGCCTTGTGGACGACACGGTTCGGTACGTCTCTGTACATGCCCACAGCCGGTGCTTCATTCGTGTttccgcgcgcgcgacgggaAACGCCACAGATGAATCAATctcgcgtcgtcgctcgtcggcggaATACTGCGTGAAACGTGGCGCGTGGGGCCTTCCCGTCGGCAGTCCGTTCCGCACATGTACGCACGTAGGCACAATGCGACGCTTGGGTTGCTTGCCCACCCAGAGCAGAGGGCGAGCTCTGCTGTGCCGTCTCATTCTATTTTAGCCTTGGTTGGCATGCCTTGTCTTGAGTGCTTCCTATCTGACTGAAACCGGCGAGAGTCGGGACAGGCAAACACCAAGGCGGAGAGggcaacgatgacgacgatggcgacgaggttgTGCAGGCACGTTGGAGCAGATGGGGAGCAACACGGAGCGTGTGGGCGCGCCGGCTTCGCACAAGATGTCTGAGTCTGAGGTTCTTGCTACCCCCATCTTTCTGGCGACGTGCGTCTACCCAAAAAAAAGG is part of the Purpureocillium takamizusanense chromosome 7, complete sequence genome and encodes:
- the CDC3 gene encoding Cell division control protein 3 (COG:D~COG:U~COG:Z~EggNog:ENOG503NUM5) is translated as MASNGSDAPQAAASASPVNVPSQAAPVPDNRNIVRRKLTGYVGFANLPNQWHRKSVRKGFNFNVMVVGESGLGKSTLVNTLFNTSLYPPKERKGPSLDIIPKTVTIQSISADIEEAGVRLRLTVVDTPGFGDFVNNDESWRPIVDNIEQRFDAYLDAENKVNRMNIVDNRIHACVFFIQPTGHSLKPLDIEVMRRLHTKVNLIPVIAKSDTLTDEEIANFKARILSDIKYHGIQIFEGPRYELDDEETIAENNEIMSKVPFAVVGATNEIKTADGRQVRGREYPWGIIEVDNEEHCDFVKLRQMLIRTHMEELKEHTNNLLYENYRTDKLIAMGVSQDPSVFKEVNPAVKQEEERALHEQKLAKMEAEMKMVFQQKVAEKESKLKQSEEELYARHREMKEQLDRQRMELEDKKQRIESGRPLEKEGKRKGFSLR